A genomic window from Pecten maximus chromosome 2, xPecMax1.1, whole genome shotgun sequence includes:
- the LOC117341191 gene encoding uncharacterized protein LOC117341191, protein MPENLINTPSKTSFVEETHPVIAESESHDDYGQSTFSDAFTQTVGTVTDVSTIGTQWCDGDLLDHTYRVRSKSTTTDTSTQTSSHLITTHVSKGVGCSTANINMSCDKISTDADSLLYTGLTLQVFLTFISVFQNIVTPFKFTMDVADQLLLFLMRLRLNLLFADLGH, encoded by the exons ATGCCAGAAAACCTCATAAACACACCAAG CAAAACTTCTTTTGTGGAGGAGACACATCCAGTCATTGCAGAGTCTGAGTCACATGATGATTATGGCCAAAGCACTTTTAGTGATGCCTTCACCCAGACAGTTGGGACAGTCACAGATGTATCCACAATAGGCACACAGTGGTGTGATGGAGATTTGCTGGACCATACATACAGAGTGAGGAGTAAGTCAACTACAAcagacacatcaacacagacaTCATCACATCTAATTACCACTCATGTATCAAAAGGTGTTGGTTGCTCCACTGCTAACATAAATATGTCCTGTGATAAAATCTCCACAGATGCTGACTCCCTTTTGTACACAGGATTAACACTACAAGTATTTTTAACATTCATCAGTGTATTTCAGAATATTGTGACACCATTCAAATTTACAATGGATGTAGCAGACCAGTTACTTTTATTTCTAATGAGATTGCGACTTAATCTGTTATTTGCAGATTTAGGACATTGA